One Sporomusaceae bacterium ACPt DNA window includes the following coding sequences:
- the yjhH gene encoding putative 2-dehydro-3-deoxy-D-pentonate aldolase YjhH, which translates to MFKPYGVYAAMLTPFKADGSINETVLRQMVDFMIAKGLHGLFPVSSVGEFAHMSLEQCFEIMEIVVDQAAGRVAVTPGVSATCAENSIKLARKAEKLGCQGVVICPPYYYPISQENMEKHFELVADSVNLPVILYNIPLFAVPISNDVVERLSRRHNIVGMKDSSGNMVELMHYMDKVRLSGSDMNFLVGREEILAPALTVGASGCMTASSGIIPEIMVGIWDAYHAGDRDKANRLQVSMLSLLRAMFAVTFPVGFKAALEMRGFEMGPPKQPLSAAEELKLNSVKAQIKNILQSLEEVIQREGLDKEIQGN; encoded by the coding sequence ATGTTTAAACCTTATGGTGTTTATGCAGCGATGTTGACCCCTTTCAAAGCTGATGGAAGTATTAATGAAACCGTGTTACGGCAAATGGTTGATTTCATGATTGCTAAGGGACTGCATGGGCTGTTTCCCGTCAGTTCGGTAGGTGAGTTTGCTCATATGTCGTTAGAGCAATGTTTTGAAATCATGGAAATTGTAGTTGACCAGGCAGCCGGCAGGGTGGCTGTAACTCCGGGAGTGAGTGCCACTTGTGCGGAAAACTCAATAAAGTTAGCGCGCAAGGCAGAGAAATTGGGTTGTCAGGGTGTGGTAATTTGTCCGCCGTATTATTATCCGATCAGCCAGGAAAACATGGAAAAACATTTCGAATTAGTAGCAGATTCGGTTAACCTTCCGGTAATTTTGTATAATATACCTCTGTTTGCTGTCCCTATTAGTAATGATGTTGTTGAACGGCTGAGTCGCCGGCACAATATTGTGGGTATGAAAGATTCCAGTGGTAATATGGTTGAACTCATGCATTATATGGACAAAGTCCGGCTGAGCGGTTCGGATATGAACTTTTTGGTTGGACGCGAGGAGATATTAGCCCCGGCTCTTACGGTTGGTGCAAGTGGCTGCATGACGGCTAGTTCGGGAATTATCCCGGAAATTATGGTAGGTATTTGGGATGCCTATCATGCCGGGGACCGGGATAAGGCTAATCGTCTCCAGGTTTCCATGCTTTCTTTACTCCGGGCCATGTTTGCCGTAACGTTCCCGGTCGGTTTTAAGGCAGCCCTTGAAATGCGTGGTTTTGAAATGGGACCGCCCAAACAGCCATTGTCTGCTGCCGAAGAATTGAAATTAAACAGTGTCAAAGCACAAATAAAAAATATATTGCAAAGTTTAGAGGAAGTTATTCAAAGGGAAGGGTTGGATAAAGAGATCCAGGGCAACTGA
- the rcsC_13 gene encoding Sensor histidine kinase RcsC, with the protein MFQKLRIKLTLINTAVTLTLFLLLIAGTYCFSQINIARHTDTLARKIISDIQSGLISDLPEHGGPPPGFPDKRPLGPPPAPPPGPNFFFVKTSPAGSITFQSSGQPLSSGALAALAEQVLQANLEKGTVTFEQTEYSYFKTPLNSQPGTLILFHDLTQEKNMLRVLLTALTVVGIVCSLLSFGASFFLANRAMIPIQRAWQQQKDFLSDISHELRTPLSVIQTNLDIVMGSPEETVSSQRRWLDNIQEESICMMQLVDSLLFLARADSRQQPLAKQSFSFNAVLMRAVAPFEAVAAAKGTSLEVTATSAIEGYGDETRLKQVISILLDNAVRHTPTGGKITVSLSQSGNKTLLTVADTGEGIDAEHLEKIFNRFYQVDKSRNKGGSGLGLAIAKWIIESHGGIISVTSTPGAGTTFTVQMPNHERTAS; encoded by the coding sequence ATGTTTCAGAAACTGCGCATTAAACTCACATTAATCAATACTGCCGTTACTTTGACCCTGTTTCTGCTGCTTATTGCCGGTACCTATTGTTTTTCGCAAATCAACATAGCCAGACACACCGATACCCTGGCCCGTAAAATAATATCTGACATACAATCAGGTTTGATCAGCGACTTGCCGGAGCATGGCGGCCCACCGCCAGGGTTTCCGGACAAACGGCCACTGGGCCCCCCGCCGGCACCTCCCCCCGGCCCTAATTTCTTTTTTGTCAAAACCTCGCCTGCCGGCTCGATTACCTTTCAATCGTCCGGACAACCGCTTAGTTCCGGTGCTTTGGCGGCCCTAGCCGAACAAGTTCTGCAGGCTAATCTTGAAAAAGGAACAGTTACCTTCGAGCAGACAGAGTATTCGTATTTTAAAACCCCGCTGAACAGCCAGCCGGGAACACTTATTCTGTTTCATGATTTGACGCAGGAAAAGAATATGCTCCGGGTGTTGCTGACAGCTTTGACCGTTGTCGGCATTGTCTGTTCCTTGCTTTCCTTCGGCGCCAGTTTTTTCCTGGCTAATCGCGCTATGATTCCCATCCAACGGGCCTGGCAGCAACAAAAAGACTTTCTTTCTGATATATCCCACGAGCTGCGCACACCGCTGTCTGTTATCCAAACAAACTTGGATATTGTAATGGGAAGTCCGGAAGAAACAGTGTCCAGCCAGCGTAGATGGCTGGACAATATCCAGGAAGAGTCCATTTGTATGATGCAGTTGGTTGATTCCCTGCTCTTTTTGGCCCGGGCCGATTCCCGGCAACAGCCGCTGGCTAAACAGTCCTTCTCCTTTAATGCCGTACTTATGCGGGCAGTTGCTCCCTTTGAAGCCGTTGCCGCCGCCAAAGGTACATCTTTGGAAGTAACGGCAACTTCAGCAATTGAAGGTTATGGCGACGAAACCCGGCTTAAGCAGGTAATCAGCATTTTGTTGGACAATGCCGTCAGGCATACCCCCACCGGCGGCAAAATCACCGTTTCGCTGTCACAATCGGGTAATAAGACACTGTTGACTGTTGCCGACACCGGGGAGGGAATTGATGCCGAACATCTGGAAAAAATCTTTAACCGCTTCTACCAGGTAGACAAGTCGCGGAACAAAGGAGGCTCCGGATTAGGACTGGCAATCGCCAAATGGATTATTGAGAGCCACGGCGGAATCATCAGCGTTACGAGTACACCCGGAGCGGGAACAACCTTTACCGTGCAAATGCCCAATCATGAACGGACTGCCTCGTAG
- a CDS encoding putative FAD-linked oxidoreductase: MYNQVSEATVAALKSIVGDKNVITDPDKLITYSQDEVTDSRYQHTPEVVVFPESTEQVAEIVKLANRELIPVTPRGAGTGLAAGAAPMYGGIVLCLEKMDKILEVNADHMYMVVEPGVKTQDVQKAANEVGLLYAGDPSSGENCFIGGNIATNAGGNKAVKYGTTRHQVYSIEIVTPTGEITELGGLLNKSTSGYCLEQLVMGSEGTLGIITKATLKLVPLPQHKMDFLAVFPDAESAIDTVYKLIKAGIDPTSLEYMDNGAVNVCARYLKEGLPYQEEGNYLIITVESNTEDELDDKAVKIDEICNENGAIATLVPDSKKIWAARKAFGDANREESYIHSPEDMVVPVKHLPYAMKEYAKICEKHSAIGRTVSHAGDGNVHLTILQGNISAEEWPTKIDEILHDLLEFTYSIGGRMSGEHGIGSKRKKWMHKFTDPVQLKIMQSIKKAMDPNLILNPGTIFDVE, translated from the coding sequence ATGTACAACCAAGTAAGTGAGGCAACCGTAGCAGCATTGAAGTCCATTGTTGGGGATAAGAATGTTATTACAGATCCTGATAAGCTGATAACCTATAGTCAGGATGAAGTAACTGACAGCCGCTATCAGCATACTCCCGAAGTTGTTGTTTTTCCTGAATCCACAGAACAGGTTGCCGAAATTGTTAAGCTGGCCAACCGGGAATTGATTCCGGTTACACCACGGGGGGCAGGCACCGGATTGGCCGCCGGGGCAGCACCTATGTATGGCGGCATTGTACTTTGCCTGGAAAAAATGGACAAGATTTTAGAGGTTAATGCCGACCATATGTATATGGTTGTCGAACCTGGGGTTAAAACTCAGGACGTGCAAAAAGCGGCCAACGAAGTGGGTCTTTTGTATGCCGGAGATCCTTCCAGCGGGGAAAATTGCTTTATTGGCGGAAACATTGCGACCAATGCCGGCGGCAACAAAGCGGTAAAGTACGGAACAACCCGCCATCAGGTATATTCGATTGAAATTGTTACTCCTACAGGTGAAATTACCGAACTGGGAGGTTTGCTGAACAAGAGTACTTCCGGTTACTGCCTCGAGCAACTGGTAATGGGGTCAGAAGGTACATTGGGGATAATTACTAAAGCAACTTTGAAGCTTGTTCCGCTACCTCAGCACAAAATGGACTTTCTCGCCGTGTTCCCAGATGCTGAATCGGCCATTGACACTGTGTATAAACTCATTAAAGCAGGAATCGATCCTACGTCACTTGAGTATATGGATAACGGCGCCGTCAATGTATGTGCCAGATATCTGAAAGAAGGCCTGCCTTATCAGGAAGAAGGCAACTATCTCATTATTACCGTTGAGAGCAATACTGAGGACGAGCTTGATGACAAAGCTGTTAAAATCGATGAAATATGCAATGAAAATGGCGCAATAGCTACTCTTGTTCCTGATTCCAAGAAAATTTGGGCGGCCCGGAAAGCTTTCGGCGATGCAAATCGGGAAGAAAGTTATATCCATAGTCCCGAGGATATGGTTGTTCCAGTTAAACATTTGCCCTATGCCATGAAAGAATATGCAAAAATTTGCGAAAAGCATTCGGCTATCGGCCGTACAGTCAGTCATGCCGGGGACGGTAATGTTCACTTAACCATTCTTCAAGGCAATATTTCAGCAGAAGAATGGCCGACGAAAATTGATGAAATACTGCACGATCTGCTTGAATTTACTTATAGTATCGGCGGCCGGATGTCAGGCGAGCACGGTATTGGCTCCAAACGGAAAAAATGGATGCATAAATTTACAGACCCGGTACAACTTAAAATTATGCAGTCGATTAAAAAAGCCATGGACCCCAACCTGATTTTGAATCCGGGGACCATTTTCGATGTTGAGTAA
- the garL_2 gene encoding 5-keto-4-deoxy-D-glucarate aldolase yields MDIYSLMPYKNKVKEKLAAGQTVNGIFYCNGRPAYVEMVGYAGLDFVIIDTEHSSHDAEMVENMIRAAEVSGMAPIVRVYENSPALILRALDMGAGGVVIPQVNTAHEARLAVTAAKFSPQGTRGVAGITRGARYGYVPLTDYVTYSNKNSLVFVQVEDVIAVNNLEEILAVDGLDGIFIGPTDLSQSMGMTGQFDNPEYCRIVADIITRGVKAGKWVGIFCLDTTQAKHYRNLGAQFLAIGSDSMLFVPAVRNLVDEIKKG; encoded by the coding sequence ATGGATATTTATTCGCTTATGCCTTATAAAAATAAGGTTAAGGAAAAACTGGCTGCCGGTCAGACGGTAAACGGAATTTTTTATTGCAACGGTCGGCCGGCGTATGTCGAAATGGTCGGCTATGCGGGTCTTGATTTTGTTATCATTGATACTGAACATAGTTCTCATGATGCAGAAATGGTAGAAAACATGATACGGGCTGCAGAAGTGAGCGGAATGGCGCCAATTGTACGGGTTTATGAAAACTCGCCTGCTCTTATTCTGCGGGCTTTGGACATGGGTGCAGGGGGGGTGGTGATTCCGCAAGTCAATACTGCCCACGAGGCCAGGCTGGCTGTAACGGCTGCCAAATTTAGTCCGCAGGGTACACGCGGCGTGGCTGGAATAACCAGGGGAGCACGTTACGGTTACGTACCTTTGACAGATTATGTTACGTACTCAAATAAGAATAGCTTAGTTTTTGTTCAGGTAGAGGATGTAATCGCCGTTAACAATCTTGAAGAAATTCTGGCTGTTGATGGTTTGGACGGGATTTTTATCGGGCCAACAGATCTATCTCAGTCCATGGGGATGACCGGTCAGTTTGACAATCCCGAATATTGCAGGATTGTTGCTGATATTATTACGCGTGGGGTTAAGGCCGGAAAATGGGTAGGTATTTTTTGTCTTGATACTACTCAAGCCAAACATTACAGAAATTTGGGGGCACAGTTTTTGGCAATAGGTTCTGATAGTATGCTCTTTGTACCTGCAGTACGTAATTTGGTGGATGAGATTAAGAAAGGTTAG
- the rhmT gene encoding Inner membrane transport protein RhmT, producing MESVMTRQQLADQAMDKAQKKLVPFILLMYVLAFLDRANIGFAKQAFQVDTGISDAAFALGAGIFFLGYAVFEVPSNIIMHHVGARMWLARIMITWGLVAAAFAWVTNETMFLALRVLLGICEAGFFPGIIYYLTFWFTSSRRSSVMGLFYFGAPLSFIFGSPLSGILMDMDGVLGFHGWQWMFVVEGLLATLVGIWALSYLVDKPSNATWIPNEERQALIAELEDENANKPQGHASPLKVLGNPMVLFLCAIYFMIQISVYGVTFYLPTQVAAMMGKKVGFAVGVVSAIPWVCALIANATIPRYSDRSGKRGILAAGLMFFAGLGVIASATGSPVIGVAALSLATAGYFSCQPVFWTMPSRFLSGVAAASAIALINSVGNLGGFIAPNLRVWAEQTFHNPSAGLYALGSAAFVAALLFIISIALGIGSNTPPTIARRASENQGAQSTL from the coding sequence ATGGAGTCTGTTATGACTAGGCAACAACTTGCCGATCAAGCGATGGATAAAGCCCAAAAAAAGCTTGTGCCATTTATCCTGCTTATGTATGTACTTGCATTTCTGGATCGCGCCAATATCGGATTTGCCAAACAAGCCTTTCAGGTTGATACCGGTATCAGTGATGCAGCCTTCGCTTTGGGCGCCGGCATATTCTTCTTGGGCTACGCCGTCTTTGAAGTACCGAGCAACATTATCATGCACCATGTTGGCGCACGGATGTGGTTGGCCCGTATTATGATTACCTGGGGCCTGGTAGCTGCTGCTTTTGCTTGGGTGACAAACGAAACCATGTTTCTAGCTCTTCGCGTTTTGTTGGGTATTTGTGAGGCCGGCTTTTTTCCGGGTATAATCTATTATCTGACTTTCTGGTTTACTTCAAGCCGCCGCAGTTCGGTTATGGGCCTATTCTATTTTGGCGCGCCGCTGTCTTTCATTTTCGGTTCACCGCTCTCCGGGATACTCATGGACATGGATGGCGTGCTTGGTTTTCACGGTTGGCAGTGGATGTTCGTAGTAGAAGGTTTGTTGGCTACACTTGTTGGCATATGGGCTTTATCGTACCTTGTAGATAAACCTAGTAATGCGACATGGATTCCTAACGAAGAAAGACAAGCCCTTATCGCGGAATTGGAAGATGAAAATGCTAATAAACCACAGGGTCACGCCAGCCCGTTGAAAGTTCTCGGCAATCCTATGGTCTTGTTCCTGTGTGCCATTTATTTCATGATTCAAATCAGCGTGTATGGTGTTACATTCTACCTGCCCACTCAGGTGGCGGCAATGATGGGGAAAAAAGTCGGGTTTGCAGTCGGCGTAGTCAGTGCTATTCCCTGGGTCTGTGCTCTCATCGCCAACGCTACTATTCCCCGGTATTCTGACCGGTCGGGGAAACGGGGCATTCTTGCTGCCGGGCTTATGTTTTTCGCCGGGCTGGGGGTTATTGCTTCGGCCACAGGTTCGCCGGTGATTGGAGTTGCAGCGCTCAGTCTGGCAACAGCAGGGTACTTTTCCTGCCAGCCTGTCTTCTGGACCATGCCTTCCCGCTTCCTGAGCGGTGTCGCAGCCGCCAGTGCCATTGCTCTTATTAACTCTGTCGGCAATCTGGGTGGCTTTATTGCTCCCAACTTGCGTGTATGGGCTGAGCAGACTTTCCATAATCCTTCCGCCGGTTTGTACGCGCTTGGCTCAGCCGCCTTTGTCGCTGCCTTACTCTTCATTATTTCCATTGCTCTTGGTATTGGGAGTAATACCCCGCCTACTATAGCCAGAAGGGCTTCAGAAAATCAAGGAGCGCAAAGTACGCTATAG
- the norR_11 gene encoding Anaerobic nitric oxide reductase transcription regulator NorR, which produces MRIAIIAPLESIAHTAHEVLANPKFNWQADFDIVHGDLEAGLEQAYRAVERGAEVIISRGGTASYIASHIQIPVVEIQVTVFDILQALQCINTISGVVGVVFTRRLLFECEKLGNMIGIPMREYFIENELVRQEIINGAIRDGIETFLGDASSVNLLKQQGLKVYPIESGTDAVAKAVHEAVCLAGVRRKEREKAELFRTIIDSSAEGIVAIDSKGHVTTFNPTAEQIFQIPSSSAVGKYIGELVPDDKLRGCLTGDKCDNEDVKLIGDRVYAIKRIPIKLNGEVVGAIANLQDVTQLQRFEQVVRQKLNKKGLVAKFHLEQLIGSSRALELVKERARQYSATDTTVLITGESGTGKELMAQSIHNLSNRKNGPFVAVNCAALPENLLESELFGYEEGAFTGAKKGGKPGLFELAHGGTIFLDEIGEIPLALQARLLRVLQEKEVMRLGGDKVIPIDVRVLSATNQELMKLVEKKEFRADLYYRLDVLRLHIPPLRERREDIPELVRHFVKKYSGKKIGLTDEAIWLMQRYPWYGNIRELENVVKRLALLVRESMIEAEDVRQELAGCEFLADSESGRTSDSLDVWEKQKIDEILLEEKYNYTRAAKRLGVSRTTLWRKMKEWEKMN; this is translated from the coding sequence ATGAGAATTGCGATTATAGCACCACTCGAAAGTATTGCACATACTGCTCACGAAGTTTTGGCGAACCCGAAGTTTAATTGGCAAGCGGATTTTGATATTGTCCATGGGGACTTGGAAGCCGGGCTGGAACAGGCGTATCGTGCCGTTGAACGAGGTGCTGAGGTTATCATCAGTCGTGGCGGGACTGCTTCCTATATTGCGAGTCATATCCAGATTCCCGTTGTGGAAATACAAGTTACCGTGTTTGATATTCTTCAGGCACTGCAATGTATTAATACTATTTCAGGTGTGGTAGGTGTAGTCTTTACAAGACGGCTTTTGTTTGAATGTGAGAAGCTGGGAAATATGATCGGTATCCCAATGCGGGAATATTTTATCGAAAATGAATTAGTCCGGCAGGAAATCATTAATGGAGCAATCCGGGATGGAATTGAAACATTTCTGGGGGATGCGTCTTCGGTAAATTTGCTTAAGCAGCAAGGGCTGAAGGTATACCCGATTGAATCAGGTACTGATGCTGTGGCCAAAGCCGTCCATGAGGCAGTTTGCCTGGCCGGTGTCCGCCGCAAGGAACGAGAGAAGGCTGAACTTTTCCGTACCATCATCGATTCTTCTGCTGAGGGCATTGTCGCTATTGACAGCAAAGGGCATGTGACGACCTTTAATCCAACTGCCGAACAAATTTTTCAGATTCCTAGTTCCAGTGCGGTGGGAAAATACATTGGCGAACTTGTCCCTGACGACAAATTGAGAGGATGCCTAACCGGTGACAAATGCGATAACGAAGATGTTAAACTCATTGGCGACCGGGTGTATGCCATTAAACGCATTCCCATCAAACTCAATGGGGAGGTAGTCGGAGCGATTGCCAATCTTCAAGATGTTACCCAACTGCAGCGTTTTGAGCAAGTTGTCCGGCAAAAGCTAAATAAAAAGGGCCTTGTGGCCAAATTTCATCTGGAGCAACTGATCGGATCTTCTCGGGCATTAGAGTTGGTTAAGGAGCGTGCCCGGCAATATTCCGCCACTGACACGACCGTGTTGATTACCGGAGAATCAGGAACCGGCAAGGAACTGATGGCGCAAAGTATCCATAATTTAAGCAACAGAAAAAATGGTCCTTTTGTCGCGGTAAATTGCGCAGCTCTACCGGAAAATTTATTGGAGAGTGAATTGTTTGGTTATGAAGAAGGGGCATTTACCGGTGCCAAAAAAGGAGGGAAACCGGGCCTGTTTGAACTTGCTCACGGCGGTACGATTTTTTTAGACGAAATTGGCGAGATTCCACTGGCGTTGCAGGCAAGGCTTCTCCGGGTTTTACAGGAGAAAGAAGTGATGCGGCTGGGTGGCGATAAAGTCATTCCCATTGATGTGCGCGTCTTGTCCGCGACCAATCAGGAGTTAATGAAGTTAGTAGAAAAGAAAGAATTCCGGGCTGACTTGTACTATCGCTTAGATGTTCTCCGGTTGCATATTCCGCCGCTAAGGGAACGACGGGAAGATATACCTGAATTAGTACGGCATTTTGTGAAAAAGTATTCAGGTAAGAAAATAGGTCTTACCGATGAGGCTATTTGGCTAATGCAGAGATACCCTTGGTATGGCAATATAAGGGAACTGGAAAATGTTGTGAAACGTTTGGCTTTGTTAGTCAGGGAATCCATGATTGAAGCAGAGGATGTCCGTCAGGAGCTTGCCGGCTGTGAGTTTTTAGCTGATTCTGAATCCGGCCGGACCAGCGATAGTCTTGATGTATGGGAGAAACAAAAAATTGACGAAATATTGTTGGAAGAGAAATACAACTATACCCGGGCTGCCAAACGCCTGGGCGTGAGCCGTACAACTCTGTGGCGCAAAATGAAAGAATGGGAAAAAATGAATTGA
- the garD gene encoding Galactarate dehydratase (L-threo-forming) codes for MSKPKALVMKPIDNVATATQEIAAGTDIVVSVDGKMINIHVTEKIPFGHKVAIRDIAAGEKIIKYGEAIGAATVDIRPGQHTHVHNLGGLRGRGDLEKENK; via the coding sequence ATGAGTAAGCCTAAAGCACTTGTAATGAAACCAATTGATAATGTGGCTACAGCGACTCAAGAGATTGCGGCAGGAACCGATATCGTGGTGAGCGTGGACGGCAAGATGATTAATATTCATGTTACTGAGAAAATTCCCTTTGGTCATAAGGTCGCTATCCGGGATATTGCCGCAGGTGAGAAAATTATAAAATATGGCGAGGCTATCGGTGCGGCCACGGTAGATATACGCCCGGGACAGCATACCCATGTGCATAATTTGGGAGGCTTACGCGGCCGCGGTGATTTGGAAAAGGAGAATAAATAA
- the arlR_2 gene encoding Response regulator ArlR encodes MKLLLVEDESKLVDSLSHLLKRNGFVVDAALDGETGIEMACTGIYDIIILDRMLPNKDGISLLREFRSLGHDTPVLFLTAKDSPEDRAEGLNSGADDYLIKPFFSVELLARLQALGRRRHKELAENVLTVDGLVFNPLRGQVTKNGEVIQLTLKEAQLLELLIRNYDRVVTKEQIIQKVWGYYSDAEFTTVNLYVHYLRKKLKLSNLKTVWGVGYCLHGNKNVTKAVN; translated from the coding sequence ATGAAATTGTTATTAGTCGAGGATGAAAGTAAATTGGTTGATTCCCTGTCGCATTTACTGAAAAGAAACGGCTTTGTGGTAGATGCCGCCCTGGATGGCGAAACAGGAATCGAAATGGCCTGTACCGGTATCTATGATATTATCATCCTGGACCGCATGCTCCCCAATAAAGACGGTATTTCCCTGCTGAGAGAATTTCGCAGTCTGGGACATGATACTCCTGTTCTTTTTTTAACAGCCAAGGATTCTCCCGAAGACCGGGCAGAAGGCTTAAATTCCGGCGCCGACGATTACTTGATCAAACCGTTTTTTTCTGTCGAGTTATTGGCAAGGCTGCAGGCCTTGGGCCGGCGCCGCCACAAAGAATTGGCAGAAAACGTCTTAACCGTTGACGGCCTTGTGTTTAACCCCCTGCGCGGTCAGGTCACCAAAAACGGTGAGGTCATTCAGCTAACCCTGAAAGAAGCGCAACTATTGGAACTGCTTATCCGCAACTATGACCGGGTAGTCACTAAAGAACAGATCATTCAAAAGGTATGGGGCTACTATTCTGACGCGGAATTTACCACTGTCAACCTGTATGTCCACTACTTGCGCAAAAAGCTTAAACTTTCCAATCTCAAGACAGTATGGGGGGTTGGCTATTGTTTACACGGCAATAAAAATGTGACCAAAGCTGTAAATTAA
- the xynR_5 gene encoding HTH-type transcriptional regulator XynR, with protein sequence MSLLAKSAQPLTQLEISEALALPKSSTYELLYTLLEKGILEFDNEDLKTFKLSLKVFEIGMTVLEKTDFHEVSRPFLKDLSAITGETVFMAIDSNGTIVYVDRIEESSSIRTVAGLGIRRPMHCTGLGKALLATYPAQRVKEIWEMSDRTVMYTKNTIREYNDLIEDLRKTRERGYAIDNREMEDEIFCVAAPIYGHSDKAVGALSIAAIYLKMDDKRTELFGKMITDTALAISKRLGFRKDRLYFGA encoded by the coding sequence TTGAGTTTACTTGCCAAAAGCGCCCAGCCATTGACGCAACTGGAGATCAGTGAGGCCTTAGCTTTGCCGAAAAGCAGTACCTATGAACTCCTATACACTTTACTGGAAAAGGGGATTCTGGAGTTTGATAATGAAGACTTGAAGACCTTTAAATTAAGTCTTAAGGTCTTTGAGATAGGTATGACGGTTCTGGAAAAAACCGATTTTCATGAAGTATCCCGGCCTTTTCTTAAAGATTTGAGCGCAATAACTGGTGAAACAGTATTCATGGCGATAGACAGCAATGGAACGATTGTATATGTGGATAGAATCGAAGAAAGTAGCTCAATAAGGACTGTTGCTGGTTTAGGAATAAGAAGGCCTATGCACTGTACCGGTTTAGGAAAGGCGTTGCTGGCGACATATCCGGCACAACGCGTAAAAGAAATCTGGGAAATGAGCGACCGGACAGTTATGTATACTAAAAACACAATTCGCGAATATAATGATTTAATCGAAGACCTCCGGAAGACTCGTGAACGGGGTTATGCTATTGATAATCGTGAAATGGAAGATGAGATATTTTGTGTGGCAGCTCCCATTTACGGACACTCGGATAAAGCGGTCGGCGCCCTGAGTATCGCCGCTATTTATTTAAAAATGGACGACAAAAGGACAGAACTATTTGGCAAAATGATAACAGATACGGCGTTGGCTATATCTAAAAGACTGGGTTTTAGGAAAGATAGATTATATTTTGGCGCATAA